A window of Streptomyces broussonetiae genomic DNA:
GCCGAGGCCGTGTGCGTGGAGCCGCAGACCGGGCCGCCCAACGGCCTGAACACCCTTCCGCGCCTGGTCACCCCCCTGGAGCCGCTGGAGGCGACGACGACCTGGAGCTGGCGGCGCATCTAAGCTGGTCGGCATGACGGACGTACGTGGCGCGCTGCTGCAGCAGATCAAGGACAAGGCCGTGGTGCACGGCAAGGTGACCCTCTCCTCGGGTCTGGAGGCCGACTACTACGTCGACCTGCGCCGCATCACCCTCGACGGCGAGGCCGCCCCGCTGGTCGGTCAGGTGCTCCTGGACCTGACGGCCGACCTGGAGTTCGACGCGGTCGGCGGCCTGACCATGGGCGCCGACCCGGTGGCGGCGGCCCTGCTGCACGCCGCCGCCGCGCGCGGGAAGAAGCTGGACGCCTTCGTCGTCCGCAAGGCCGCGAAGGCGCACGGCCTGCAGCGGCGGGTCGAGGGTCCGGACATCGCGGGCCGCCGGGTCCTGGTCGTCGAGGACACGTCCACCACCGGCGGCTCCCCGCTCACCGCCGTGGAGGCCGTGCGCGAGGCCGGCGCCGAGGTCGTCGCCGTCGCGACGATCGTGGACCGGGCGACCGGCGCGGCCGAGAAGATCGAGGCCGGCGCGGGCGTTCCGTACCGGTTCGCCTTCTCGAAGGATGAACTGGGTCTGGACTGACCGAACGGTTTGACCTGGACTTGGCCGGTGCGCCGACCGGGCCGCCATGTCTGGAAAGATGGGCGCGACGATGACGTCACCCACCAGGTCTAGGTCAGGGCCGTAACGCAGAACCTCTCACCCGCAACACAAGGAGCGGACAGATGCCCATCGCAACCCCCGAGGTCTACAACGAGATGCTCGACCGGGCGAAGGCAGGCAAGTTCGCCTACCCGGCCATCAACGTCACCTCGAGCCAGACCCTGAACGCGGCGCTGCGCGGTTTCGCGGAGGCGGAGAGCGACGGCATCGTCCAGATCTCGACCGGTGGTGCCGAGTTCCTCGGCGGCCAGTACAGCAAGGACATGGTGACGGGCGCGGTCGCCCTCGCCGAGTACGCGCACATCATCGCCGAGAAGTACCCGGTCAACATCGCGCTGCACACCGACCACTGCCCCAAGGACAAGCTCGACGGGTACGTGCGTCCGCTGATCGCGGTCTCCGAGGAGCGCGTGAAGGCCGGCAAGAACCCGCTCTTCCAGTCGCACATGTGGGACGGCTCCGCCGAGACCCTCGCCGACAACCTCGCCATCGCCCAGGAGCTGCTGGAGCGCACCCGCGCCGCCCACATCATCCTCGAGGTCGAGATCACCCCGACCGGCGGTGAGGAGGACGGCGTCTCGCACGAGATCAACGACTCGCTGTACACGACGGTCGAGGACGCGATCCGCACCGCCGAGGCCCTCGGCCTCGGTGAGAAGGGCCGCTACCTGCTCGCCGCCTCCTTCGGCAACGTCCACGGCGTGTACAAGCCGGGCAACGTCGTGCTCCGCCCCGACCTGCTGAAGGAGCTGAACGACGGCGTCGCCGCGAAGTTCGGCAAGACCTCCCCGTTCGACTTCGTCTTCCACGGCGGCTCCGGCTCCACCGAGCAGGAGATCCTCACCGCGCTGGAGAACGGCGTCGTGAAGATGAACCTGGACACGGACACCCAGTACGCCTTCACCCGTCCGGTCGCGGGCCACATGTTCGCGAACTACGACGGCGTCCTGAAGGTCGACGGCGAGGTCGGCGACAAGAAGGCCTACGACCCGCGCACCTGGGGCAAGCTGGCCGAGGCGTCGATGGCCGCGCGTGTCGTCGAGGCCACGAAGAACCTGCGCTCGGCGGGCAACAAGATCAAGTAAGCGGTACGTCCCTTTTCTGGTACGCCCGTTACTCCTTCGGTGGGCCCGGCGGCTGTCTGCAGCGCCGGGCCCGCTGTATACCTGAGGACATGCCCGATGTCCGGCTGGCCTCGCCCCAGGGCAAGTGGATCCTGCTCACCACGATCCTCGGCTCCAGTATGGCCCTGCTGGACTCGACCGTCGTCAATGTCGCGCTGCCGCGCATCGGCCGCGACCTGGGCGCGAGCCTGGCCTCGCTGCAGTGGACGGTCAACGCGTACATGGTCACGCTGGCCGGCCTGATCCTGCTGGGCGGCTCGCTCGGCGACCGCTACGGCCGCCGGAAGATCTTCGTGGTGGGCGTGGTCTGGTTCGCGGCGGCGTCGTTGCTGTGCGGCCTGGCGCTGAACCCGGCCATGCTGATCGCCTCACGGGCGCTGCAGGGCGTCGGGGGAGCGCTCCTCACCCCCGGTTCCCTGGCGCTGATCCAGGCCTCCTTCCACCCCGACGACCGCAGCAGCGCGGTCGGCCTGTGGTCCGGCTTCGGCGGGATCGGCGCGGCCGTCGGCCCGTTCCTGGGCGGCTGGCTGGTGAGCGGTCCCGGCTGGCGCTGGGTGTTCCTGCTGAACGTCCCGCTGGCACTGCTGTGCGTTCCGGTCGCCCTGCGGCACGTCCCGGAGTCGGCGCAAGGCGGCAGGCACGGCCGCTTCGACGTCCTGGGCGCGGTGCTGGGCGCCCTGGCTCTGGCCCTGCTGACGTACGCGCTGATCGAGGCCAGGACGGGCTCGGTGGCGGTGGCGCTGAGCGCGGCGGCCGGGCTGGTGGCGGCGGTGGCCTTCGTCCACGTCGAACGGCACCGCCCGGACCCGATGCTCCCGCCGGACATCTTCGCCTCGCGCCAGTTCACGGCGGTCAACCTGGTCACCGTGTGCGTGTACGCGGCCTTCGGGGGCTTCTTCTTCCTGGTGGCGCTGCAACTGCAGGTGGTGGCGGGCTACTCGCCGCTGGCGGCCGGTACGGCGCTGCTGCCGACGACGGTCCTGATGCTGCTGTTCTCCGCCCGCTCCGGCGCCCTGGCCGACCGCACCGGCCCGCGCCTGCCCCTGACGGCCGGCCCTCTCCTGTGCGCGGCGGCGATGCTGCTGATGCTGCGGGTGGGCCCGCACGCTGCCTACCTCACGGACGTCCTGCCCGCCTTGCTGGTGATGGGCGCCGGCATGGTCACCCTGGTGGCCCCTTTGACGGCGACGGTCCTTGCCTCGGTGGACACCGCCCGCGCGGGCCTGGCCAGCGGCATCA
This region includes:
- the pyrE gene encoding orotate phosphoribosyltransferase → MTDVRGALLQQIKDKAVVHGKVTLSSGLEADYYVDLRRITLDGEAAPLVGQVLLDLTADLEFDAVGGLTMGADPVAAALLHAAAARGKKLDAFVVRKAAKAHGLQRRVEGPDIAGRRVLVVEDTSTTGGSPLTAVEAVREAGAEVVAVATIVDRATGAAEKIEAGAGVPYRFAFSKDELGLD
- the fbaA gene encoding class II fructose-bisphosphate aldolase produces the protein MPIATPEVYNEMLDRAKAGKFAYPAINVTSSQTLNAALRGFAEAESDGIVQISTGGAEFLGGQYSKDMVTGAVALAEYAHIIAEKYPVNIALHTDHCPKDKLDGYVRPLIAVSEERVKAGKNPLFQSHMWDGSAETLADNLAIAQELLERTRAAHIILEVEITPTGGEEDGVSHEINDSLYTTVEDAIRTAEALGLGEKGRYLLAASFGNVHGVYKPGNVVLRPDLLKELNDGVAAKFGKTSPFDFVFHGGSGSTEQEILTALENGVVKMNLDTDTQYAFTRPVAGHMFANYDGVLKVDGEVGDKKAYDPRTWGKLAEASMAARVVEATKNLRSAGNKIK
- a CDS encoding MFS transporter codes for the protein MPDVRLASPQGKWILLTTILGSSMALLDSTVVNVALPRIGRDLGASLASLQWTVNAYMVTLAGLILLGGSLGDRYGRRKIFVVGVVWFAAASLLCGLALNPAMLIASRALQGVGGALLTPGSLALIQASFHPDDRSSAVGLWSGFGGIGAAVGPFLGGWLVSGPGWRWVFLLNVPLALLCVPVALRHVPESAQGGRHGRFDVLGAVLGALALALLTYALIEARTGSVAVALSAAAGLVAAVAFVHVERHRPDPMLPPDIFASRQFTAVNLVTVCVYAAFGGFFFLVALQLQVVAGYSPLAAGTALLPTTVLMLLFSARSGALADRTGPRLPLTAGPLLCAAAMLLMLRVGPHAAYLTDVLPALLVMGAGMVTLVAPLTATVLASVDTARAGLASGINNAAARAAGLVAVAALPLLTGMGPQAYRVPTAFDAAFRRAMPICAGVLVLASVTAFALVRRPVPGCLRPECRTHGSVTAPPLEGERSAD